GAGCGCACACAGTCGGCCAACGTCGGCGGCGTCATGCACGCCGAGGGCCGCACGCCCTTCCAGAAGGCGGTCGCGCGCCTCTACAACTCCCCCGTCGGTCTCGGCGGCGGCGCGTACCACGGCCGCACGCACGAGGGCGAGGCCGAATCGGCGTACCTCGGCGTCATGCGCCGCGAGGTGCTCGACGAGGTGGGACTGTTCGACGAGACGATCCGCCGTGGCGAGGACTGGGAGCTCAACCTCCGCATCCGCCAGGCCGGACACCGCGTCTGGTTCGACCCGACCCTGTCCGTGACGTACTGGCCACGGGAGAGCTGGCTCCGCCTCGCGCGTCAGTTCCGCGCGACCGGCGCCTGGCGCGGCGAGCTCGTGCGCCGATTCGGCCGCCGCAACGGCATCCGCTACTTCGCTCCGCCCGCCCTCGTCCTCGTGGTCGCCCTCGCTGTCATCGTCGGTGCGCTGCAGCTCACCGGCGTGCTGACGGGCGTCGCGTCCCTGATCGCGGCGATCGTGGCCTACGTCCCGCTCGCGCTGTATCTGCTCCTCGTGCTCGCCGTCGCCCTGGCTCCGGGGGGAGGCGGGCTGCGTCAGAAGCTGTGGACCCTGCTCGTGCTGCCGACGATGCACCTGTCCTGGGGCATCGGGTTCCTCGGGGGCGTGCTGCGTGGTGCGCGCGACACGGTCGACGCATCGCGT
This genomic interval from Microbacterium sp. LWH11-1.2 contains the following:
- a CDS encoding glycosyltransferase family 2 protein; protein product: MSSCHDRHVPANESVTPDAGVSFVMPVLNERAYLEHAVASVLAQDVDGPAELVLALGPSTDGTTELAERLAAADDRIRLVRNPAAHIPVGLNAAIGASRYATIVRVDAHSELSPGYAARALETLERTQSANVGGVMHAEGRTPFQKAVARLYNSPVGLGGGAYHGRTHEGEAESAYLGVMRREVLDEVGLFDETIRRGEDWELNLRIRQAGHRVWFDPTLSVTYWPRESWLRLARQFRATGAWRGELVRRFGRRNGIRYFAPPALVLVVALAVIVGALQLTGVLTGVASLIAAIVAYVPLALYLLLVLAVALAPGGGGLRQKLWTLLVLPTMHLSWGIGFLGGVLRGARDTVDASRLGTQNTPLP